A window of Mangifera indica cultivar Alphonso chromosome 13, CATAS_Mindica_2.1, whole genome shotgun sequence contains these coding sequences:
- the LOC123195293 gene encoding receptor-like protein 9b → MGEIVLNNFPTILNRSCNSLETLLLYSCNFTSTLSKQELPTFKNLTRLEIEDTVYNNFLQLLETMPSLESIQIWDSTLNDTQFDQDLLTFKNLNVLEIHNTHLNIDYLRMLNESFNSLQNLWLDGSNLPNTFLKQGICKSLHLQDLSITNNDLWGDLPWCLANLTSLESIDISSNQFTGDISSSPLKVLTSIQDLRLSNNNFQIPISLEPFFNHSKLKTFYAYNTEIYAGIESQHLAPKFQLNSISLGAYKYNGSFPKFLCSQYDLKEIYLYNLNLKGEFPIWLLNNNTNLRNLYLVNNSLSGPLQLPNHSHMFLAGLDISINSFHEHIPNGIGTYLPMLQYLNMSRNALNGSIPSSFGDMKLLQILDLSNNLLTGRIPHQMAMGCLSLYRLALSNNSLQGEIC, encoded by the exons ATGGGAGAAATTGTGCTCAACAACTTCCCTACAATATTGAATAGATCGTGCAATTCCCTTGAGACTTTGCTACTTTATAGTTGTAATTTTACAAGCACGTTAAGTAAACAAG AATTGCCCacattcaagaatttgacaAGGTTAGAAATTGAAGATACTGTTTACAACAACTTTCTTCAATTGCTTGAGACCATGCCTTCTCTTGAGTCTATACAAATATGGGATAGTACTCTCAACGACACTCAATTTGATCAAG ATCTGCTTACTTTCAAGAATTTGAATGTTTTGGAGATACATAACACTCATCTTAACATTGATTATCTTCGGATGCTGAATGAATCATTTAATTCTCTACAAAATTTATGGTTGGATGGAAGCAATCTACCAAATACATTTCTTAAGCAAG gAATTTGTAAGTCACTTCATCTCCAGGATTTAAGCATTACAAACAACGATTTGTGGGGTGACTTGCCTTGGTGCCTTGCCAACTTGACTTCCCTTGAATCTATTGATATCTCATCAAATCAATTTACTGGAGACATATCCTCATCTCCCCTTAAGGTGCTAACATCTATCCAAGATCTACGACTttcaaacaataatttccaaaTTCCAATTTCCCTTGAACCATTTTTTAACCACTCAAAACTCAAGACCTTCTATGCCTATAACACTGAAATATATGCAGGAATTGAGTCACAACATTTGGCaccaaaatttcagttaaattcCATCTCTTTAGGTGCATACAAATATAATGGTTCATTTCCCAAATTTCTCTGCAGTCAATATGACTTAAAAGAAATTTATCTCTACAACCTTAATTTGAAGGGAGAGTTTCCAATTTGGTTGTTAAACAATAATACTAACCTAAGAAATCTTTATCTAGTTAATAATTCTCTTTCAGGGCCTTTGCAATTACCAAATCATTCTCACATGTTCTTGGCAGGATTAGATATCTCCATCAATTCCTTCCATGAGCATATTCCAAATGGAATTGGAACTTATCTACCAATGCtacaatatttaaatatgtCTAGAAATGCTTTGAATGGTAGTATTCCCTCATCATTTGGTGACATGAAACTATTGCAAATATTGGACTTGTCCAATAATTTATTGACCGGACGCATACCTCATCAGATGGCCATGGGTTGTCTCTCATTATATCGCCTTGCATTGTCAAATAATAGTCTACAAGgtgaaatatgttaa
- the LOC123194908 gene encoding receptor-like protein 56: MELKCVKVWLILMLMFITSKRWRVESCLKQEKSALLQLKHFFNDPYSIQEWVERDEDSSNCCQWEMIECSNTTGRVIGLDLYYARNQELGEWNLNVSLFSPFQELETLDLSDNLIAGCVENEGFERLSHLSNLKGLYLDYNMFNDSRILSALSKHSSLKNLSLAYNHLRELNHFNVAKLNNLEYLDLSGNTFNHNILSYVSTLSSLKELDMYDIGLKGTFDLQELVSLSNLEVLYMGGNQINKIVFSKGDAGLRKLYSLSLYNVSISDGNSLFQTLGLLSSLQSFDLWYCNISGRLSGYEWSLFKSLIELSIFGSIFDNYLFQMFGIMSSLQPQ, encoded by the exons ATGGAGTTAAAATGTGTGAAGGTGtggttgattttgatgttgatgttTATTACATCAAAAAGATGGAGGGTTGAGAGTTGTTTGAAGCAAGAGAAATCTGCTCTCTTGCAACTAAAACATTTCTTCAATGATCCTTACTCAATTCAAGAATGGGTTGAGAGAGATGAGGATTCATCAAATTGTTGTCAGTGGGAAATGATTGAATGCAGCAATACAACAGGCAGAGTGATAGGTCTTGATCTATACTATGCAAGAAATCAAGAATTAGGGGAGTGGAACCTAaatgtttctttgttttctccCTTCCAAGAACTGGAAACACTTGATTTAAGTGATAATCTTATAGCTGGTTGTGTTGAGAATGAAG GTTTTGAAAGATTATCACACTTAAGTAATCTCAAGGGTCTCTACCTCGATTACAATATGTTTAATGACAGCCGTATTTTATCAGCTTTGAGCAAGCATTCATCTCTCAAGAATTTAAGTTTAGCTTATAATCATTTAAGAGAACTAAACCATTTTAATG TTGCAAAGTTGAACAACTTGGAGTATCTCGATTTAAGTGGTAACACTTTCAACCATAATATACTATCATATGTGTCTACTCTCTCTTCATTAAAAGAATTAGATATGTATGACATTGGATTAAAAGGAACATTTGATCTTCAAG AACTAGTCTCTTTGAGCAATTTAGAGGTATTATACATGGGAGGAAATCAGATTAACAAAATCGTTTTCTCAAAAG GTGATGCAGGTTTGAGGAAGTTATATTCACTTTCTCTATATAATGTGTCAATTAGTGATGGGAATAGTCTCTTTCAGACATTGGGTTTATTGTCATCCTTACAATCTTTTGATCTATGGTATTGTAATATTAGTGGAAGACTTTCTGGTTATG AGTGGTCTTTATTCAAAAGTTTGATAGAGTTAAGCATTTTTGGCTCTATTTTTGATAACTACCTTTTTCAAATGTTTGGAATTATGAGTTCTCTTCAACCTCAATGA
- the LOC123193890 gene encoding uncharacterized protein LOC123193890, translating to MFHLSAIMSYACLAIMIILLMAPLAILIKMTFFQKRTSKSEILDQPIGSLDSSIEEGNVDKLEPLLEPSPSTTDLGSFHKSNDVSEIAILLAEGEGVVKKKISPKRREDFKFREGVIKADFWLLFFVYFVRVGSGVIVLNDLAQIGVA from the coding sequence ATGTTTCATTTGAGTGCCATAATGTCTTATGCTTGTCTTGCTATAATGATCATCCTTCTTATGGCTCCTTTGGCTATTCTTATTAAGATGACATTTTTCCAAAAGAGAACTAGCAAATCAGAGATACTTGACCAACCAATTGGGTCGTTGGACAGTTCAATTGAAGAAGGTAATGTAGACAAATTAGAACCACTGTTGGAGCCATCTCCTTCAACAACAGACTTAGGAAGCTTTCACAAGAGCAATGATGTGTCAGAGATTGCTATTCTTCTTGCAGAAGGTGAGGGTGTagttaagaagaaaataagCCCCAAAAGAAGGGAAGATTTCAAATTTAGAGAAGGTGTAATCAAGGCAGATTTTTggcttcttttctttgtttattttgttagagTTGGCTCTGGGGTAATAGTTCTTAATGATCTAGCTCAAATAGGGGTTGCATAA